The genomic stretch GAAGAACAGAATTATCCCCAGTCGTATCCATTTCCAGAAGTCGAACGGCTCCATGAGAGCTTTTTTAGTCTTTTTAAGTGCGGCATCAATCGCATCAGTGCCATACCATCCCATAATAGCTGAATATACTCTAATTCGTAAATAGTTTGTTGATTATTAATCTTATAATTAATAATTGATTAATTGTTTTAAGTATATCGTTTTTTACACACTTTATTTATTCTACCCCTTTTTTGCATCGAATCAAATCCTTAATGCGGTACTATCGATGTGTCCATGAGGGTTATCATTCCCGACAACAAAAGGAATAGAAATTGGCATCAATAATAAATATTGGTATTGCTATTGCATAACCTAATCCTTCATCAAGGCTTATCCATCCAGTATTAATTTTGTAGTCATTAGAGAATTGCAGTGTTGCCCCGGGCGCTTCCCTTAAATGCAACTACCTTCATGCTGATTGCCTCCATTTATTTCCATTTCAAATTATCTCTGCAATCGCATCAATCTCTATCTTTGCGTTTTTTGGAAGCTTTGCAACACATACAGTGGAACGGGCAGGCTTGCTCAAAGAAAAATAAGACGCATAAATCTCGTTCACTTTTGAAAAATCATTAATATCTGTTAGATAAATAGTTGTCTTGTCCACACTTTCAAGGCTACCCCCCGATGCTTCAATAACAGCTTTCAGGTTATCAAGAACTCTTTTTGTCTGGGTCTCTATATCACCATCAATGAACTGCTGAGTCTTAGGGTCGATTGCGATTTGACCTGACAGATAGATCATTTTATTCACCTTGATAGCTTGTGAGTAAGGGCCGATAGCATTTGGCGCTGCACTTGTATTCACGATTTCCTTCGAATCAGGTTCTTCCGCAGCAACGACACCATCCATTTTATTGTATCCCTTCGCGAGGTTGGTGTTGACATTCAGCACACCTTCATTGAGATGCTTATAGACGTAATCCTCCGTAATCACGGGCAGAGCATCTGCCACGGACTGGTTTTCAACGATCATACCCAGATGCACATACCTTCCATCCGGGATATTCACTCCAACAATCCTTACGCCAGGCTCAAGCACGACATTGCTCCCTACTCTTGATTTGAATACGAATGCCTGCATGCCAACAAACGTATCATCGCCTACGCTTGCAGGTCCATGAACCTGTGCCTGATGCGCCATCGAGACATTGTTCCCGATGTACACAGCATATTTCTTGCCATCTACCTCGACCAGGTTCTTTTCAACCGGCCTTCCTTCTTCATCCCGGGTCTCAAGAGCATGGATGGATACGCCATCCTGGATATTTGAATCATTGCCGATGTATATGGGCATCCCCTCGTCACCCCTTAGCGATGCCTGGGGAGAGACCATTACGTTCCTGCCAATGTGTACGGCCCCGATCACGGATGCCTGCGGATGTATATATGCCGAAGCATCGATTTCGGGGACTATTTTGGTATCGCTCCATGGCGTTATCGGGCTTGCGCCTATGTTCGTTCCGGAGTATATCTCATCAACTCGCTGCACGCATCCTGTTGTGGACACTGCCGCTATAACAAACAGTACAGCTAAAATTTTAACTAAGTTTGTCCTCATAACTTCCACCTG from Candidatus Methanoperedens sp. encodes the following:
- a CDS encoding Rid family detoxifying hydrolase yields the protein MRTNLVKILAVLFVIAAVSTTGCVQRVDEIYSGTNIGASPITPWSDTKIVPEIDASAYIHPQASVIGAVHIGRNVMVSPQASLRGDEGMPIYIGNDSNIQDGVSIHALETRDEEGRPVEKNLVEVDGKKYAVYIGNNVSMAHQAQVHGPASVGDDTFVGMQAFVFKSRVGSNVVLEPGVRIVGVNIPDGRYVHLGMIVENQSVADALPVITEDYVYKHLNEGVLNVNTNLAKGYNKMDGVVAAEEPDSKEIVNTSAAPNAIGPYSQAIKVNKMIYLSGQIAIDPKTQQFIDGDIETQTKRVLDNLKAVIEASGGSLESVDKTTIYLTDINDFSKVNEIYASYFSLSKPARSTVCVAKLPKNAKIEIDAIAEII